A region from the Chitinophaga sp. Cy-1792 genome encodes:
- a CDS encoding VOC family protein, with protein sequence MKIPEGYNQVMPYLILPDGEKFFDFTAKVFGATEKERSFLDNVFKHGEIMIGNCCIMFSSTKDDWQPQPAGLFIYVADADQTFKKALENGCETVMEVTDQPYGRSGGVKDPFGNTWWICTDTSQ encoded by the coding sequence ATGAAAATTCCTGAAGGCTATAACCAGGTAATGCCCTACCTCATCCTCCCCGATGGCGAAAAATTCTTCGACTTCACTGCCAAAGTTTTTGGCGCCACCGAAAAAGAACGCAGCTTCCTGGACAACGTATTCAAACACGGAGAAATCATGATCGGCAATTGCTGCATTATGTTCAGCTCCACTAAAGACGACTGGCAGCCTCAACCTGCCGGGCTCTTTATTTACGTCGCCGATGCGGACCAAACGTTCAAAAAAGCCCTGGAAAATGGCTGTGAAACTGTCATGGAGGTAACGGACCAACCCTATGGCCGCTCCGGAGGCGTAAAAGACCCCTTTGGCAATACCTGGTGGATATGTACCGATACCAGCCAATAG
- a CDS encoding SusC/RagA family TonB-linked outer membrane protein, whose protein sequence is MKNVINLATLPKLFLYFMCLIGFSTAFAQTKPAHITGTVTGADGQKIIGANVILQNAKGIGAISDVEGKFSINIPANHPQGNITLLVTFIGYDKKEVTLNANQSDISIQLETSSKALNELVVTALGIKKEKKATAFAITEVKGSEFTKARANNIGDALSGKVAGLNSSSLASGPGGSSRVTIRGTGSLSGETQPLYVINGMPIDNTANSSPSSGNGSIGLNQDRGDGIGGINPDDIETITVLKGGPAAALYGSRASNGVILITTKKGVKQKGIGVDYNGTFTMETPSVTPDWQYEYGSGTNGNKPQTAQDAINAGRLSWGPKMDGSNVVQFDGVARPYSPQKNNIKNFYNIGNTFTNSVAFAGGNENTSFRASLSDMNNHGLVPNQHLNKKIFTLGLNSNLSKRLSAEGYAQYNVEKSQNRAGLGDATGNPNWGTYMLANTVDIRNLKPGYDASGNEIKWNPSEFATNPYFAVNKFQNHDDRNRFIGNIGLKYNILDNFFVRGRVTHDYLNTSYVGIVPSGTAYMPDGYYIGNTSVIKETNAELTFNYNGKIARDLSFTALAGGNRRKATSDVTIMQGPKFFQPGFYDPSNVVSLTTSVTNAHLATNSVFASLDLNYKDLLYISATGRNDWFSTLAMNSNNIFYPSVGASFLLSQAVAMPAWVNYAKIRSSWAQVGGGAPQPYALNQTYSMVPGGGHLNQPLQTPTQTGNSTTSGLLQAPNPNLKPYTSTTAEIGLEGRFLNSRLGFDLTFYQRKTSNDIMQVSVSPASGYNYAYLNVGAMSNKGLELLVTATPYVNKNFSWDVSFNAAYNRNRVDALNGLDNLILDQSVNNYAYLYAEVGKPYSTIMGYKVKKDAQGNTMYDKSTGYELKSDLTSLGTGISPYTGGITNTFHYKRFDFSFLVDGKFGGHVYSATNLYGTRFGLTKLTLPGRDNGLTVTGVDQDGKPFTKTFTYATGLQQYYDNYKNLSEKFVYDASFVKLRQVVLTYNIPVQLLSFAKVQNASVSFVARNLFILYKNAPNIDPESTFTNSSAQGFEMFGVPPTRSYGLNLNVKF, encoded by the coding sequence ATGAAAAATGTCATAAACCTGGCGACTTTACCGAAACTATTCCTGTACTTCATGTGCCTGATCGGCTTTTCCACCGCATTCGCACAAACTAAACCGGCCCACATCACCGGTACAGTTACCGGTGCAGACGGACAGAAAATTATCGGTGCCAACGTCATCCTCCAGAATGCCAAAGGCATTGGAGCCATTTCAGATGTAGAAGGTAAATTCTCCATCAACATCCCCGCAAATCACCCGCAGGGAAACATCACACTCCTCGTTACCTTCATCGGTTACGATAAAAAAGAAGTAACACTCAACGCCAACCAATCTGATATCTCCATCCAGCTGGAAACAAGTTCCAAAGCACTGAATGAACTGGTAGTAACGGCGCTGGGTATCAAAAAGGAAAAGAAAGCAACCGCATTCGCCATCACAGAAGTGAAAGGCAGCGAGTTTACCAAAGCCCGCGCCAACAACATCGGCGACGCGCTCTCCGGTAAAGTAGCCGGCCTCAACTCTTCCTCCCTGGCCTCCGGCCCAGGCGGGTCCAGCCGCGTAACTATTCGTGGTACAGGTTCCCTCTCCGGTGAAACGCAACCGCTCTACGTAATCAATGGTATGCCGATCGATAACACCGCCAACAGCAGCCCTTCCAGCGGCAACGGTTCTATCGGTCTTAACCAGGACCGCGGCGACGGTATCGGTGGTATCAACCCGGATGATATCGAAACCATTACCGTACTGAAAGGTGGCCCGGCAGCAGCCCTGTACGGCTCCCGCGCCTCCAACGGCGTTATCCTCATTACAACCAAAAAAGGCGTGAAACAAAAAGGTATCGGCGTAGACTATAACGGCACCTTTACCATGGAAACGCCTTCTGTTACACCAGACTGGCAATACGAATATGGTTCCGGTACCAACGGCAATAAACCACAGACAGCGCAAGACGCTATCAACGCCGGCCGCCTCTCCTGGGGTCCTAAAATGGACGGCTCCAACGTGGTGCAGTTCGACGGCGTAGCCCGCCCGTATTCTCCACAGAAGAATAATATCAAGAACTTCTACAATATCGGTAATACCTTCACCAATAGTGTAGCATTTGCCGGCGGCAACGAAAATACCAGCTTCCGCGCATCACTCTCTGATATGAACAACCACGGCCTGGTTCCTAACCAGCACCTGAATAAGAAAATATTTACACTCGGCCTGAACTCCAACCTGAGCAAACGCCTCAGCGCTGAAGGTTACGCCCAATATAATGTGGAGAAATCCCAGAACCGTGCCGGCCTGGGTGATGCTACCGGTAACCCTAACTGGGGTACCTACATGCTGGCTAATACCGTTGATATCCGCAATCTCAAACCTGGCTACGATGCCAGCGGCAACGAGATCAAATGGAATCCTTCGGAATTCGCTACCAACCCTTACTTCGCGGTAAATAAATTCCAGAACCACGACGACCGTAACCGCTTTATCGGTAACATCGGACTGAAATATAATATCCTCGACAACTTCTTCGTTCGCGGCCGCGTGACACACGATTACCTCAATACCAGCTATGTAGGTATCGTGCCTTCCGGTACGGCGTATATGCCTGATGGTTACTATATCGGCAATACCAGCGTAATCAAGGAAACCAATGCTGAACTGACGTTCAACTACAATGGTAAAATCGCCCGCGACCTGTCTTTCACTGCACTGGCAGGCGGCAACAGACGTAAAGCTACCAGCGACGTAACGATCATGCAGGGACCTAAATTCTTCCAGCCTGGCTTCTACGATCCAAGCAACGTGGTGAGTTTAACAACTTCAGTTACCAACGCACACCTGGCGACCAACTCCGTTTTTGCATCACTGGACCTGAACTATAAAGACCTGCTCTATATCAGTGCTACCGGTCGTAACGACTGGTTCTCCACACTGGCAATGAACAGCAATAATATCTTCTATCCTTCTGTAGGCGCCAGCTTCCTGTTATCTCAGGCTGTGGCTATGCCGGCATGGGTAAACTACGCGAAGATCAGAAGCTCCTGGGCACAGGTAGGTGGTGGCGCTCCACAGCCTTATGCGCTCAACCAAACCTATAGCATGGTGCCAGGCGGTGGTCACCTCAACCAGCCACTGCAAACACCTACGCAAACAGGTAACAGCACCACTTCCGGTCTGCTGCAGGCGCCTAATCCTAACCTGAAACCATATACGTCTACCACTGCGGAAATTGGTCTGGAAGGCCGATTCCTCAACAGCAGACTTGGTTTCGACCTGACCTTCTACCAGCGTAAAACTTCCAATGATATCATGCAGGTATCTGTGTCTCCGGCCAGCGGCTACAACTACGCTTATCTCAACGTAGGCGCCATGAGCAACAAAGGCCTGGAACTCCTCGTCACTGCTACACCATACGTAAACAAGAATTTCTCCTGGGATGTAAGCTTCAACGCTGCGTATAACCGTAACCGTGTAGATGCCCTCAATGGCCTGGATAACCTCATCCTGGACCAGAGCGTTAACAACTATGCATACCTCTATGCAGAAGTAGGCAAGCCTTACAGCACGATCATGGGATACAAAGTGAAGAAAGATGCACAGGGTAATACCATGTACGATAAGAGTACCGGTTATGAATTGAAATCAGATCTTACCAGTCTGGGTACCGGTATCTCTCCATACACCGGCGGTATCACCAATACCTTCCACTACAAACGCTTCGACTTCAGCTTCCTCGTAGATGGTAAATTCGGTGGCCACGTATATTCTGCTACTAACCTCTATGGTACCCGCTTCGGTTTAACCAAACTGACGCTGCCAGGCCGCGATAACGGATTGACAGTAACCGGCGTAGACCAGGATGGTAAACCGTTTACCAAAACATTTACCTATGCTACCGGTTTACAGCAGTACTACGACAACTATAAAAATCTCTCTGAAAAATTCGTGTATGACGCCAGCTTCGTGAAACTGAGACAAGTTGTATTGACCTACAACATCCCGGTACAGTTGCTGTCATTCGCCAAAGTACAGAATGCAAGCGTTTCCTTTGTTGCAAGAAACCTGTTTATCCTGTACAAGAATGCGCCGAATATCGATCCTGAATCTACATTCACCAATAGCAGTGCGCAAGGATTTGAAATGTTTGGTGTTCCGCCAACAAGAAGCTATGGCCTTAACCTGAATGTTAAATTCTAA
- a CDS encoding GNAT family N-acetyltransferase: MTTTFHIAPLVYEPEIIAALSDLLIETVEHGGSVSFMHPLEEQVAASFWKSSINSAIAGERVVLGAFEGAYLVGSVTLLLNCPPNQPHRAEIAKMMVRVKHRGKGIGRALLKAAEEQALRRDKWLLTLDTAEEVGAAGLYEKFGFQKVGVIPDFALKPAGGLTGTVIYYKKLN; the protein is encoded by the coding sequence ATGACTACAACATTCCATATAGCGCCATTGGTGTATGAGCCGGAAATTATTGCTGCGCTCTCCGACCTGCTGATAGAAACAGTTGAGCATGGAGGCTCTGTAAGTTTTATGCATCCTTTGGAGGAGCAGGTGGCTGCTTCCTTCTGGAAATCGAGTATCAACAGTGCCATTGCAGGGGAGCGTGTGGTGCTGGGGGCTTTTGAGGGGGCTTACCTCGTAGGCTCGGTAACGTTACTGCTGAACTGTCCGCCTAACCAACCCCACCGCGCCGAAATTGCGAAGATGATGGTACGGGTGAAGCACCGTGGGAAGGGAATAGGGCGTGCCTTGCTGAAAGCTGCTGAGGAGCAGGCGTTGCGCCGTGATAAGTGGTTGCTGACGCTGGATACCGCTGAAGAAGTTGGTGCTGCCGGACTATATGAAAAGTTTGGCTTTCAGAAAGTGGGTGTGATACCGGATTTTGCGTTGAAGCCAGCTGGTGGCCTGACGGGTACCGTTATTTACTATAAGAAACTCAATTAG
- a CDS encoding SusD/RagB family nutrient-binding outer membrane lipoprotein translates to MQLFARYKYIALLGAALGLASCDKGFESLNKNPNASTDPNVSYLFSQSLLKGNLIYDRAYYYTSYLHCGTFVQHYAVAKEIGGSGCGDKYAVNDMYQGFYFKYAYPNAILTVQEIINACKDPKVAATSVNKLSAARIWKVLLMQRMTDLYGDVPYSDAMKGKEGNFMPKYDAQSDIYADLLKELDEAIKAFDPAQPTYGSADYLFNGDITKWKKFGYSVMLRVAMRLTKVTDGKIVVKDWVQKAANGGVILEGTDNAIINYSSGPQTYNQNPFALELIGQDYTPSSKGANNIEWSKFSKTFIDYLKNNNDPRLPVLAVVWNNGNPDTTSAIQKGMPNGLDNKPADFVTYSEPNPNTILKYAAPLLLLTNAETNLLLSEASARGWVNGDAAQYYKNGVTAAMRNMALFGSGGLISQDRIDAYLNAHPFNAGGTFAQQMDQIHSQFWVALLVDEQESYANWRRTGYPNLVPVNYRSNVTNGTIPRRLPYLASEQGNNAANYKAAVTRQGPDLLTTRMWWDKQ, encoded by the coding sequence ATGCAACTTTTTGCCAGATATAAATACATCGCATTGCTGGGCGCCGCGCTGGGACTCGCTTCCTGCGACAAAGGCTTTGAGTCTCTCAATAAAAACCCGAATGCATCTACCGATCCTAATGTCAGCTATCTCTTCTCTCAAAGCCTGTTGAAAGGGAACCTGATCTACGACAGGGCTTATTACTATACTTCCTACCTGCATTGCGGTACTTTCGTACAACATTATGCAGTGGCCAAGGAAATAGGTGGTTCCGGTTGCGGAGATAAATATGCTGTTAATGATATGTACCAGGGCTTCTATTTCAAGTATGCTTATCCGAATGCGATCCTCACGGTACAGGAAATTATCAATGCCTGTAAAGACCCGAAAGTAGCCGCTACGAGTGTCAACAAACTCTCTGCCGCACGTATCTGGAAAGTATTGCTGATGCAGCGTATGACCGACCTCTACGGTGATGTGCCTTACAGCGACGCTATGAAAGGCAAGGAAGGTAACTTCATGCCTAAGTATGACGCGCAGTCTGATATCTATGCCGATTTACTGAAAGAGCTGGACGAGGCTATCAAAGCCTTTGATCCTGCACAGCCTACCTATGGCAGCGCAGATTACCTCTTCAATGGTGATATCACCAAATGGAAAAAATTCGGTTACTCTGTGATGCTGCGTGTAGCCATGCGCTTAACAAAGGTGACAGATGGTAAAATCGTAGTGAAAGACTGGGTACAGAAAGCCGCCAACGGTGGCGTGATCCTGGAAGGTACGGATAATGCCATCATTAACTATAGTTCAGGTCCGCAAACCTACAACCAGAACCCGTTTGCGCTGGAGCTGATCGGACAGGACTACACGCCTTCTTCCAAAGGTGCCAATAACATCGAGTGGAGCAAGTTCAGCAAAACCTTCATTGACTACCTGAAAAATAATAATGATCCACGCCTGCCGGTACTGGCCGTAGTATGGAACAACGGTAATCCGGATACAACTTCCGCTATCCAGAAAGGGATGCCTAACGGACTGGATAATAAACCTGCGGATTTTGTAACTTATTCTGAGCCAAATCCGAATACTATTTTGAAATACGCCGCGCCTTTGTTATTATTAACAAATGCTGAAACAAACCTGCTGTTAAGCGAGGCCTCAGCACGTGGATGGGTAAATGGAGACGCTGCACAATACTATAAAAACGGTGTTACTGCTGCTATGCGCAACATGGCATTGTTTGGCAGTGGCGGACTTATTTCCCAGGACAGGATAGATGCTTACCTGAACGCACATCCGTTTAATGCAGGCGGTACCTTTGCCCAGCAGATGGACCAGATCCATTCTCAGTTCTGGGTGGCACTCCTGGTAGACGAACAGGAATCCTACGCCAACTGGCGCCGTACAGGCTATCCTAACCTCGTTCCGGTAAATTACCGCAGTAATGTTACCAATGGAACTATTCCACGTCGCCTGCCGTATTTAGCATCCGAACAGGGTAATAATGCAGCCAACTATAAAGCTGCCGTTACCCGCCAGGGACCAGATCTTTTAACAACCAGAATGTGGTGGGATAAACAATAA
- a CDS encoding DeoR/GlpR family DNA-binding transcription regulator: MDSANTHEQLPPVTLTKKARKQLIIQQVNIHTRITYTELVNLINVSEDTIRRDVNELADDGEVVKIKGGAMSIAYHYGHESETYAQQNKGVIAEKTLQLLRDDMIVLIGGGTTIREFIKKIPNNLKATFITVNVLSAVELLDKPMIKTIVIGGQISAYSQMTVSGEVFEYLSNIKADLCIIGTNAIDPVNGLTDADWETIQVKKAMIKAADKVAILAISEKLNSSMKMKIADLSDIHYLITELPADSKELQAYIAKELTIL; the protein is encoded by the coding sequence ATGGATAGTGCAAATACCCACGAACAGCTACCTCCTGTAACCCTCACTAAAAAAGCGAGGAAGCAACTGATTATTCAACAGGTGAATATCCACACCCGTATTACGTATACCGAACTGGTAAACCTTATTAACGTATCCGAAGACACGATCCGCCGCGACGTAAATGAGCTGGCAGACGATGGTGAAGTGGTAAAAATAAAAGGCGGTGCCATGTCCATCGCCTATCATTATGGCCATGAATCTGAAACGTATGCCCAGCAAAATAAAGGGGTTATTGCAGAAAAAACGCTGCAATTACTGCGGGACGATATGATCGTATTAATAGGAGGCGGTACTACCATCCGGGAGTTCATCAAAAAAATCCCCAACAACCTCAAAGCCACCTTCATCACCGTGAACGTGCTGAGTGCCGTTGAGCTGCTGGATAAGCCCATGATCAAAACCATTGTAATAGGTGGGCAGATTTCGGCCTATAGCCAGATGACCGTTAGCGGGGAAGTATTCGAATACCTGTCCAATATCAAGGCAGACCTGTGCATCATAGGCACCAATGCCATAGACCCTGTCAACGGCCTCACCGACGCCGACTGGGAAACAATACAGGTTAAAAAAGCCATGATAAAAGCTGCAGACAAAGTTGCAATTCTTGCAATTTCTGAAAAACTGAATAGCTCTATGAAGATGAAGATCGCCGACCTGTCGGATATTCATTATCTCATTACTGAGCTGCCGGCAGATAGTAAGGAGTTGCAAGCATATATAGCGAAAGAACTGACGATCTTGTAA
- a CDS encoding oleate hydratase, translating to MYYSNGNYEAFAKPVKPDNVDSKSAWLVGCGLASMAAAVFLIRDGQMKGDRITIFEELKLPGGSLDGILQPTNGFIIRGGREMENHFECLWDCFRSVPSLEIEGASVLDEFYWLNKKDPNFSHMRATMKRGESAHTDGKFTLSTKATEEIIKLFITAEDQLNDKRINEVFSDEFFKSNFWLYWRTMFAFEEWHSAMEMRRYINRFIHHIGGLPDLSALKFTKYNQYESLVLPLISFLKNNGVRFLYETQVQNVIVENVGSRKVAKKIIYEQAGEKKEANLAETDLVFVTNGSITESSTYGDQDNPAVMDPSPGGSWTLWKNLAAQDKSFGKPDKFCGNIAETNFVSATVTTLDDRIPPYIEKICKRDPFAGKVVTGGIVSVKDSNWLLSWTFNRQPHFKAQTDKQLVGWIYGLFSDRPGNYVKKPMKDCSGIEICEEWLYHMGVPETEIHNMAVNSANTIPCMMPYVMSYFMPRAAGDRPQVVPAGCVNLAFIGNFAETERDTVFTTEYSVRTAMEAVYRLLNVDRGVPEVFASCFDIRVLLSSSAKMMDGKKLRDMKLPWLMKYIEKKVIDKSKGTIIYEMLKKANLI from the coding sequence ATGTATTACAGTAATGGAAACTATGAGGCTTTTGCAAAACCTGTTAAACCCGACAACGTAGATAGTAAATCGGCCTGGCTGGTGGGCTGCGGCCTGGCCTCCATGGCTGCCGCCGTTTTCCTCATCAGAGACGGACAAATGAAAGGTGATCGTATCACCATCTTCGAAGAACTGAAGCTGCCAGGTGGTAGTCTGGACGGTATTCTGCAACCTACCAACGGCTTCATCATCCGCGGCGGCCGCGAAATGGAAAACCACTTCGAATGCCTCTGGGACTGCTTCCGCTCTGTGCCTTCCCTGGAAATAGAAGGCGCATCCGTGCTCGACGAATTCTACTGGCTCAACAAAAAAGACCCTAACTTCTCACATATGCGCGCTACCATGAAACGTGGTGAAAGCGCGCATACTGATGGTAAATTTACGCTCAGCACTAAAGCCACAGAAGAAATTATCAAGCTATTCATTACTGCTGAAGATCAGCTGAACGATAAACGTATCAACGAAGTATTCTCCGATGAATTCTTTAAGTCCAATTTCTGGCTGTACTGGCGTACCATGTTCGCGTTTGAAGAATGGCACAGCGCCATGGAAATGCGCCGTTATATCAACCGGTTCATTCACCATATCGGCGGACTCCCGGACCTCTCTGCGCTGAAATTTACCAAGTATAACCAGTACGAATCACTGGTGCTCCCGCTGATATCTTTCCTGAAAAACAATGGTGTGAGGTTTCTCTATGAAACCCAGGTGCAGAATGTTATTGTGGAGAATGTTGGCAGCAGAAAGGTGGCGAAGAAAATCATCTATGAACAGGCTGGTGAAAAGAAAGAGGCCAACCTCGCAGAAACAGACCTGGTCTTCGTTACTAATGGCAGCATCACGGAAAGCTCCACCTATGGCGATCAGGACAATCCTGCTGTCATGGACCCTTCTCCGGGCGGCAGCTGGACGCTATGGAAAAACCTCGCGGCACAGGATAAGTCCTTCGGTAAACCGGATAAGTTTTGCGGCAATATCGCCGAAACAAACTTCGTCAGTGCTACCGTTACCACGCTGGACGACAGGATCCCGCCCTATATCGAAAAAATCTGTAAACGTGATCCCTTTGCCGGTAAAGTCGTTACCGGTGGTATCGTGTCGGTAAAAGATTCTAACTGGCTCCTCAGCTGGACTTTCAACCGGCAGCCGCATTTCAAGGCACAGACGGATAAACAGCTGGTAGGCTGGATCTACGGCCTCTTTTCCGACAGGCCAGGCAACTATGTGAAGAAGCCCATGAAAGACTGCTCCGGTATTGAGATCTGCGAAGAATGGCTCTACCACATGGGTGTGCCGGAAACGGAAATTCATAATATGGCCGTCAACTCCGCCAATACCATCCCCTGTATGATGCCTTACGTAATGTCGTATTTCATGCCACGCGCAGCCGGCGACCGCCCTCAGGTAGTGCCGGCAGGATGTGTGAACCTGGCTTTTATCGGCAACTTCGCAGAAACGGAAAGAGATACGGTGTTTACAACAGAGTATTCTGTTAGAACAGCCATGGAGGCAGTATATCGCCTGCTCAATGTAGATCGCGGCGTACCGGAAGTATTCGCTTCCTGCTTCGATATCAGGGTGCTGCTGAGCTCTTCCGCTAAAATGATGGATGGCAAAAAGCTCAGGGACATGAAGCTGCCTTGGCTCATGAAATATATCGAGAAGAAAGTGATCGATAAAAGCAAAGGCACCATCATTTATGAAATGCTTAAAAAGGCAAACCTGATATAA
- a CDS encoding mechanosensitive ion channel family protein codes for MNEQQITSYGTLVYNKLHGWLTTTVEMLPNFVVAIIVFILFYLLARFIRTLTYKFSQRLSSAPAVSNLIASLVYIIFLMMGLFISLNILNLDKAVTSLLAGAGIIGLALGFAFQDLTANFISGLFITFKKPFAVGQVIETNGFKGTVDEIELRSTTMVTDDGLRVIIPNKDIFQKPIINHSLTPLRRIVLTFGMPPTQQTDQAEAIINRIVAEIPGVQADKAKTAWFTGMDIATKQLLITVTCWVDSQVPDAYPKTVHLITSQVISSLKGANLM; via the coding sequence ATGAACGAACAACAGATCACCAGTTACGGAACACTGGTCTATAACAAGCTGCATGGCTGGCTGACCACAACCGTAGAGATGTTGCCCAATTTCGTGGTAGCCATTATTGTATTTATACTTTTTTATCTGCTGGCGCGATTTATCAGAACACTAACCTATAAATTCTCTCAGCGACTGTCCAGCGCGCCGGCCGTCAGCAACCTTATTGCCAGCCTGGTGTATATCATCTTCCTGATGATGGGCCTGTTTATCTCGTTGAATATCCTGAACCTTGATAAGGCTGTCACTTCGCTGCTGGCAGGTGCAGGTATCATAGGACTCGCACTGGGCTTCGCTTTCCAGGACCTCACAGCCAACTTTATCTCCGGGTTGTTTATCACTTTCAAAAAGCCTTTTGCCGTTGGCCAGGTGATTGAAACCAATGGCTTCAAAGGTACAGTAGATGAAATCGAACTCCGCTCTACCACTATGGTTACAGATGATGGCCTCCGGGTTATCATTCCCAATAAAGACATCTTCCAGAAACCTATCATTAACCATTCGCTGACGCCGCTGCGACGGATCGTGCTGACATTCGGTATGCCTCCTACCCAGCAGACAGATCAGGCCGAAGCCATCATCAACAGGATAGTGGCGGAAATACCGGGCGTGCAGGCAGATAAGGCCAAAACGGCCTGGTTTACAGGTATGGACATTGCCACAAAACAACTGTTGATTACTGTCACCTGCTGGGTAGATAGCCAGGTGCCGGATGCCTATCCGAAAACGGTACACCTGATTACATCGCAGGTGATCAGTTCACTGAAAGGGGCTAACCTGATGTAG
- a CDS encoding thioredoxin family protein: MDFNAYEAVFQEILHNPSPSAPYNNPDYLNYTKLNWSRQSRWLKTGKLNDDLATAIKNIAAPQQWIIITEPWCGDASHSVPFIQMLAALNPLITTDYQLRDSPPHLIQQYLTNGTSKSIPKLIMRDAAGKDIAVWGPRPAECQVLYDELHASKADFETLKIALQQWYNEDKGVSLQRELLLLIQQ; this comes from the coding sequence ATGGATTTTAATGCATATGAAGCAGTGTTTCAGGAGATATTACACAACCCTTCCCCTTCAGCACCCTACAACAACCCTGATTATCTGAACTATACCAAGTTAAACTGGTCCAGACAATCACGCTGGCTGAAAACCGGCAAACTCAACGACGACCTGGCTACCGCCATCAAAAACATAGCAGCACCGCAACAATGGATCATCATTACCGAGCCATGGTGTGGTGACGCCTCCCATAGTGTGCCCTTCATCCAGATGCTGGCAGCACTCAACCCGCTGATCACTACAGATTATCAGCTGCGCGATTCGCCGCCACACCTGATCCAGCAATACCTGACCAACGGCACCAGCAAATCTATCCCTAAACTCATCATGCGTGATGCAGCAGGAAAAGATATCGCTGTCTGGGGCCCGAGACCGGCAGAATGCCAGGTATTATATGATGAACTGCACGCCAGTAAAGCAGATTTTGAGACACTCAAAATTGCGCTGCAACAATGGTATAATGAAGATAAAGGCGTGAGCCTGCAACGCGAGTTACTGTTGCTGATACAGCAGTAA